CACTTCTGCTCTCTGATGCTCCCCCTGGGGTCCAGCAGCCGTCAGTTCAGCTGGGGACAGAGTTAGAATTAGCCAAGGAAATTCCAGGTAGCGAATCTCAGTCCCAGGAGGCAGGCAGTTGGGCTGCTTCGGACTGCTCCTAGCTTCCGGCGCAGATTCTCTATATTTTTCCTGCTTGTCTGTCTTCATTTGGAggaccctccttccccccaccccaccccaccccaccccgtccccaGTCTTCTGTACAGCAGCCaagctctttttattttcaaccGCAGTTGAAACTATTTGACTATCTCGATGACTGTTGTTTCAAAGGGCAGATGCAAGGCCTCTGTTACCTACAGGTGGTCGGTGGAGGCTGTCCGCGTTGGGGGTGGAGAAGTGCTCACTGAGCCCAGAACGCAGGCCCAGCACAGAGGGGTTAGGTCTTCAAATAGGAGCCACGCTACCTGATTTGAAATCCTGGCTCAGCCCTCTGACTTGGGGCAGATTACCTAACTCTCTCAGTCTCAAGTTtccagtctgtaaaatgggtattatAAAAATAGAGCCTTCCCTGTAGGATTGCTGTGAGGCTCAGGCTCAGGGTAGAATCCTGCTTGAGGCCTGCATTTCTGTATGATTGTGTGTCTGTGGTTTCTAGGGACAGCGGGAAACAGCTTGAGAGGTGAAAACATCCAGCTGTAGCTGCTTTCATTCACTTTTAAATTTCACAGACATTGCACATTTGGGGAATAGAGCCCTAGAAATACAATGTCCTTAGGGTGCTTATAGTATAGTAGGcaaggcagaaaataaaacaaaagaacagcCCTATTCTTTTTCTCCATAGAGCAATTCATAGTTTGAAGTAATGGGGTTGTTAGTCTGCTGTTTGGTGAGATGGATGTGAACTCCATATCCATCCCAGCTGATCACACAGTCTTGGCATTTTGGAGGCATTTGGATTGTGGCTGGGAATGATATTGACCTTGGTGCTCCATACAACTTACTTGTGGATACCTGAAATTCCATTGTGGGGGGAGTCTTTCTCTAGGACTAAGcattattctttttctgaaaccctgtgtaaaattaaaaatccctggggtggggggtggtgagtGGGTTCACTGAGTTCATAACATGGCAGtgctgtgtctttttttaattttgtttttaacatctttattggagtgtaactgctttacaatggtgtgttagtttctgctttataacaaagtgaatcagttatacatatacatatgtccccatatctcttccctcttgcgtctcccttcctcccaccctccctattccacccctctaggtggtcacaaagcacggagctgatctccctgtgctatgcggctgcttcccactagctatctattttacgtttggtagtgtatatatgtccatgccactctctcacttcgtcccagcttacccttccacctccccacaGTGCTGTGTCTTGAGCTGCTCAAGGACTCTGGACTCCAAAAGATGCCCTGATGGGTACCACAAGGGGAGCCAGGGGGCCACCAGACAATCGCCATCATCCTCTGAGTCAGCActcagcccagctctgcctgtgGAAGAGGGAGCTAAAGAGAGATAGGAGGTGAGTTAAGGCCCAAGCAAAATCCAGACTCAGAATCACAGCCAGCCTCACTCTGGGAGCTGAGAAAGCCAGAAGTTCCCGGTCCATCTTATCTGCAGGGCCCTCTTCTGTAGCTGATCTGCCCCTCCCTTATCGGTCCCGCTGGAACAGTCATGCTTTCCTCTGTGACAGCCCCGTGGTTGCCCACACGACTTGACAAAACTTTCAAGGTTCTTTAAACACACTCAACTACAAAACTGGGGCCCTTCTGTGCACCTATCAGCTTTCCTGCCCGGAGGCCAAATGTGGCACTCTTTTTGGGGTCGGGAGGAAGAAGGTGGAACCCAGCCACCGCAGAGAGGCCCTGGAGTGAAGCAGGGCAACCTCTCCCCGCGGCTGGAGCACTGCCCTGGGCGTGGCCCGGCTGCCCATCTGATCCCTTCCTACAAGAATCTGCATGCGTCctcccttccttgcttccttcctctggGTTCCTCCCTCACCAACCTACCTGGAGGCAGGTAATAAagcaggaggagggagatggatggatggggaggGCGGAGAGCCACGTGGTGCCATAAAGCCCAGCCAGAGAGGGCCTGTCCCGGGAGTGTCCAGACTGCAGGAGTCAACGCTCAGAAGGTGGACTGTCAGGCTTgtgagccggagccggagccggagccggggCGCCAAGGCCCGGGAGAAGGCCATGCACCGAGGCGCGCCGGGACCAGGCCTCAGGGGCCTGAAGGGGGACGAAGGCTCTGCCCAGGACTTGGGGAGCTCTTGCCTGGAGGCCGGGAGGGATTTTGGGGTGCTGAGAGAGAACAGCAGTCCCCGCGACCTGGGCGAGGCAGAGGAGGTGGTGGGCAGCAGAAAGCGCAGCCGGCCGGTGCGGTCGAAAGCGCGGCGCATGGCAGCCAACGTGCGAGAGCGCAAGCGCATCCTGGACTACAACGAGGCCTTCAACGCGCTGCGCCGCGCGCTGCGGCACGACCTGGCCGGCAAGAGGCTCTCCAAGATCGCCACGCTGCGCAGGGCTATCCACCGCATCTCGGCGCTCTCCCTCGTGCTGCGCGCCAGCCCCGCGCCCCGCTGGCCCTGCGGGCACCTGGAGTGCTACGGCCAGGCCGCGCGCGCTGGGGACGCGGCGGACGCGGGCTGCAGCCCGCCGCAGCCTGCGCCGCCGCCCGCCGGGCCCT
Above is a genomic segment from Phocoena sinus isolate mPhoSin1 chromosome 20, mPhoSin1.pri, whole genome shotgun sequence containing:
- the BHLHA9 gene encoding class A basic helix-loop-helix protein 9, producing the protein MRPPFLASFLWVPPSPTYLEAGNKAGGGRWMDGEGGEPRGAIKPSQRGPVPGVSRLQESTLRRWTVRLVSRSRSRSRGAKAREKAMHRGAPGPGLRGLKGDEGSAQDLGSSCLEAGRDFGVLRENSSPRDLGEAEEVVGSRKRSRPVRSKARRMAANVRERKRILDYNEAFNALRRALRHDLAGKRLSKIATLRRAIHRISALSLVLRASPAPRWPCGHLECYGQAARAGDAADAGCSPPQPAPPPAGPFAPRCASCFLHTPLGQARAVAEARGVAQASAGSWRRSLGAPSAWPRGHLRAGLGLGYQHF